From a region of the Lactuca sativa cultivar Salinas chromosome 4, Lsat_Salinas_v11, whole genome shotgun sequence genome:
- the LOC111887749 gene encoding transcription factor CPC, with protein MANLDKYSTSNDTSTHTRGPSNQESRVHFSEDEKTLITRMYKLVGERWSLIAGRIPGRSAEEIEKYWTSKYSRTNDQM; from the exons ATGGCTAACTTGGATAAGTACTCTACTTCCAATGATACTTCCACTCATACTAGAG GGCCATCAAATCAAGAATCTAGGGTTCATTTCTCTGAAGACGAAAAAACTCTCATCACTAGGATGTATAAGCTTGTCGGAGAAAG ATGGTCTTTGATTGCTGGaaggattcctggaagatctgcAGAAGAAATTGAGAAGTACTGGACTTCCAAATATTCAAGAACTAATGATCAGATGTAG